A single Cryomorphaceae bacterium DNA region contains:
- a CDS encoding C40 family peptidase, with protein MKYGICPLSIVPVRREAADSSEQVTQLLFGESYRILRETKKWVHIETGYDRYEGWIDAKQVHYLEKSEYEELSKETQVMTTDLVDVVVNKETNRMIPIVMGSSLPRYSDGSCQFGGLSFRYEGAVSQSDAPKAQLVENAFMYLHAPYLWGGRSPFGIDCSGFTQLVYKMNGIRLYRDASQQATQGEVLSFIEETQPGDLAFFDNNEGVITHVGIILEENRIIHASGQVRIDRLDQQGIFNAEARTHTHKLRLIKKVI; from the coding sequence ATGAAGTACGGAATCTGTCCATTGAGCATCGTCCCGGTTCGTCGGGAAGCCGCTGATTCAAGCGAACAGGTGACTCAGCTCTTGTTTGGCGAATCGTACCGCATCCTTCGCGAAACCAAGAAATGGGTGCACATTGAGACTGGCTACGACCGATACGAGGGCTGGATCGACGCCAAACAAGTTCACTACCTCGAAAAATCAGAATACGAAGAGCTCTCTAAAGAGACGCAGGTAATGACTACCGACCTGGTAGATGTCGTTGTCAATAAAGAGACCAACCGCATGATTCCTATTGTCATGGGCTCTTCTCTACCACGATACAGCGATGGTTCTTGCCAATTTGGAGGGCTCAGCTTTCGCTACGAAGGGGCAGTAAGCCAATCTGACGCCCCAAAGGCCCAATTGGTAGAAAACGCCTTTATGTACCTCCATGCTCCCTACTTGTGGGGAGGTCGAAGTCCTTTTGGAATTGACTGCTCTGGATTTACCCAACTGGTATACAAGATGAACGGTATTCGTTTGTACAGAGATGCCAGTCAACAAGCCACCCAAGGAGAAGTCCTCAGTTTTATTGAGGAAACACAGCCGGGAGACCTTGCCTTCTTTGACAATAACGAAGGGGTCATTACCCACGTGGGCATCATTCTAGAAGAGAATCGAATCATCCACGCCAGTGGACAGGTGCGCATTGATCGCCTTGATCAGCAAGGTATTTTCAATGCGGAAGCACGCACCCACACTCATAAGCTGAGACTGATCAAAAAGGTCATATAG
- a CDS encoding acetyl-CoA C-acyltransferase, translating to MKEVVIVSAVRTPMGSFLGALSGVSAPNLGAAAIKGALDKAGVSADQIQEVFMGNVLQANVGQAPARQAAMYAGIPERVPCTTVNKVCSSGMKAIMIGAQTIKAGDNEIVLVGGMENMSAVPHYLTSGRNGQKLGDQKLVDGLLRDGLMDVYNKQHMGNCAELCAKEGEFSREEQDAFAIESYNRSAKAWSEGRFANEVVPVEIPQRKGDPVVMTEDEEYKNVIMDKIPNLRPVFDREGTVTAANASTLNDGASALVLMSAEKAEELGLNPIARIVSYADAAQAPEWFTTAPAKALPIAIGKAGMEQSDIEYFELNEAFSVVGLANIKELGLDAERVNVNGGAVSLGHPLGNSGSRIIVTLINVLKQNNARFGAAGICNGGGGASAMVIESM from the coding sequence ATGAAAGAAGTCGTTATCGTATCCGCAGTGCGTACGCCCATGGGTAGCTTTTTGGGTGCATTGAGCGGTGTTTCAGCCCCAAATTTGGGTGCTGCTGCGATTAAAGGAGCCTTAGATAAAGCCGGAGTCTCGGCAGACCAGATACAAGAAGTATTCATGGGAAATGTCCTGCAAGCGAATGTAGGTCAAGCTCCCGCGCGTCAGGCGGCTATGTACGCCGGTATCCCTGAGCGTGTTCCCTGTACCACTGTGAACAAGGTGTGTTCTTCAGGTATGAAAGCAATTATGATCGGTGCGCAGACCATTAAGGCTGGTGACAACGAAATCGTTCTTGTTGGAGGTATGGAAAACATGAGTGCCGTCCCACACTACTTGACCTCAGGTCGAAATGGCCAAAAGCTAGGTGATCAGAAGCTCGTGGACGGATTGCTCCGCGATGGTTTGATGGACGTGTACAACAAACAGCACATGGGTAATTGTGCTGAGCTCTGTGCCAAGGAAGGCGAATTCAGCCGTGAGGAGCAAGATGCCTTTGCCATTGAAAGCTATAACCGCAGCGCCAAGGCTTGGAGCGAAGGTCGCTTCGCCAATGAAGTTGTTCCTGTGGAGATTCCACAGCGCAAAGGAGATCCCGTAGTCATGACGGAGGATGAAGAATACAAAAACGTAATCATGGATAAGATTCCAAATTTGCGTCCAGTATTCGATCGTGAAGGAACAGTGACTGCGGCGAACGCTTCTACCTTGAATGATGGCGCTTCCGCCCTAGTCCTCATGAGTGCGGAAAAAGCAGAAGAATTGGGATTGAACCCCATCGCCCGAATTGTCAGCTATGCCGATGCTGCACAAGCGCCAGAGTGGTTCACCACCGCTCCTGCCAAAGCACTACCGATCGCCATCGGTAAAGCGGGAATGGAACAAAGCGACATTGAGTACTTCGAATTGAACGAAGCCTTTTCCGTGGTTGGCTTGGCCAACATCAAGGAATTGGGTCTAGATGCAGAGCGCGTAAACGTTAATGGAGGAGCTGTTTCATTGGGTCACCCACTAGGAAATTCAGGTTCTCGAATTATTGTGACCTTGATCAATGTACTCAAGCAAAACAATGCTCGATTCGGAGCTGCGGGAATCTGCAACGGTGGAGGTGGCGCAAGCGCCATGGTCATCGAAAGTATGTAA
- a CDS encoding HDIG domain-containing protein yields MSKGLTAIRDNHQAIYKGLLFVLTISLIVYLFPKEGKFKYEFQKGKPWLHENLIAPFDFAIDKSPDQIEEERQQIALQKDLFFTLRVDVRSTVQEVFKGQIQAQSTFQADSSAQAALALSMGTMVLDELYKQGIVRWPETLRIEDWPEVSLLVDGVAQDARPADWRTLRSASLYINDRLGQFELEDETRSALETALLASLEHNILYDNETTQKVLESELDNISLTRGVVQKGQSIILRGEVVDEDRFQKLNSLKKEYEASILAKSNYYLIVAGQAILVSVVLSVLFLFLQRYRPAILADNNKIGFILLNIILMILMGTLLIRLAPEYLYLAPFCLLPIMLRAFFDGRVAIFTHLVTVIIIGFVAPNPYEFVLLQLIAGIVSILTVNNLYQRVQLFISAAKIIGIYFVSYFALAVLQEGSLSTIETLNFALFAGAGFLTLFSNPLIYAFEKIFGLVSDISLLELSDTNNKLLRELAEKAPGTFQHSLQVANLAESAVSEINGNTLLVRTGALYHDVGKMVNPLYFIENQATGMNPHDDLPFDDSAHIIIEHVTQGIELAKKNGLPDRIIDFIRTHHGTSTVQYFYRQYVKSFPEQEVDMAEFSYPGPLPFSKETAVLMMADSVEAASRSLKQPTADAIDQLVNSIIDHQMEEGQFAQATITLKEINVVRKVLKKKLLNIYHLRIEYPE; encoded by the coding sequence ATGAGCAAGGGATTAACCGCCATTAGGGATAACCATCAGGCCATCTACAAGGGACTTCTCTTCGTCCTCACTATTTCCCTAATTGTGTACCTCTTTCCCAAAGAAGGTAAGTTCAAGTACGAGTTTCAGAAGGGAAAGCCCTGGCTTCACGAGAACTTGATCGCCCCTTTTGACTTTGCTATCGATAAATCACCAGACCAGATAGAGGAGGAGCGTCAGCAGATTGCCCTTCAAAAGGATTTATTTTTTACCCTACGGGTCGATGTCCGCTCCACCGTCCAGGAGGTATTTAAAGGTCAAATCCAAGCTCAATCCACCTTTCAAGCCGATTCTTCGGCTCAGGCAGCCTTGGCATTAAGTATGGGTACCATGGTGCTCGATGAGCTTTACAAGCAGGGAATCGTGCGCTGGCCCGAAACCCTCAGAATTGAAGATTGGCCCGAGGTGAGCCTTTTGGTTGACGGTGTAGCTCAAGATGCTCGACCCGCGGATTGGCGTACCCTTCGCAGTGCCAGCCTGTACATCAATGATCGACTGGGTCAATTCGAGCTCGAGGACGAAACCCGTTCCGCTCTCGAAACAGCTCTCCTAGCAAGCCTGGAACACAACATCCTTTACGACAACGAAACCACGCAGAAGGTCTTAGAAAGCGAACTGGATAACATTTCATTGACGCGTGGCGTGGTCCAAAAGGGGCAAAGCATAATTCTGCGCGGTGAAGTCGTCGATGAGGACCGATTTCAAAAGCTCAACTCCCTCAAGAAGGAATACGAGGCCAGCATCTTAGCCAAGAGCAATTACTACCTCATTGTCGCAGGGCAAGCCATTCTGGTCAGCGTGGTCCTTTCGGTGCTCTTTCTCTTTTTGCAGCGCTACCGGCCCGCTATTCTCGCCGACAACAACAAAATCGGGTTCATTCTATTGAACATCATCTTGATGATTTTGATGGGCACCTTGCTCATTCGCTTGGCTCCAGAATACCTCTACCTAGCGCCTTTTTGCCTGCTACCGATCATGTTGCGGGCCTTTTTTGATGGGCGTGTAGCCATCTTTACCCATCTAGTCACGGTCATCATCATCGGTTTCGTTGCACCGAATCCATATGAATTCGTTCTGCTCCAACTGATCGCTGGAATCGTTTCCATCTTAACAGTAAACAACCTGTACCAGCGCGTACAGCTCTTCATTTCGGCAGCCAAGATCATCGGTATCTACTTTGTAAGCTATTTCGCTCTAGCTGTCCTTCAGGAAGGAAGTCTGTCCACCATTGAGACTTTGAACTTCGCCTTGTTCGCGGGTGCGGGATTCTTGACGCTGTTTTCCAATCCGCTGATCTACGCCTTCGAGAAGATCTTTGGCCTGGTGAGCGATATCTCTTTGCTCGAGCTCAGCGACACCAACAACAAGCTCCTCCGAGAACTTGCCGAGAAAGCCCCGGGAACCTTCCAGCATTCCCTTCAGGTGGCCAACCTGGCGGAAAGCGCTGTGAGCGAGATTAACGGAAACACACTGCTGGTCCGCACCGGCGCCCTGTACCACGATGTTGGGAAGATGGTCAATCCCCTTTACTTCATAGAGAACCAGGCCACGGGAATGAATCCTCACGATGATCTTCCTTTTGATGACAGTGCACACATCATCATCGAACACGTGACCCAAGGGATTGAATTGGCCAAGAAAAATGGCCTGCCAGACCGCATTATCGACTTCATCCGAACGCACCACGGAACGTCGACCGTACAATACTTCTACCGTCAATACGTCAAGAGCTTCCCGGAACAGGAGGTCGATATGGCGGAATTCAGCTATCCAGGACCACTGCCATTCTCCAAGGAAACCGCCGTCCTCATGATGGCGGATAGTGTTGAAGCGGCCTCACGGAGCCTAAAACAACCCACAGCGGATGCTATTGATCAGTTGGTCAATTCCATTATTGATCACCAGATGGAGGAGGGGCAATTCGCACAAGCCACCATTACGTTGAAGGAAATTAATGTGGTCCGCAAAGTGTTGAAGAAAAAACTGCTCAACATCTACCACCTGCGCATCGAGTACCCGGAGTAA
- a CDS encoding ABC transporter permease, whose translation MTARSGHISIGVLLLLLVLAILAPILANDVPLHVRQGKNNYYPAWSIYFGQGGTHEIETPSGVRSVHYQRFDWSSEDWDAIQMPWIPFSPEGLGPSGSAYLKPGTDGHLLGTDRIGRDVAAGLLHGARISLSIGWIAMGIAALLGVFLGGVSGYWGNRGWRVPKVSFWAFWILLPLGWFYGLKANFGPPPVDAVLFFGIPLGGAWLVGRHRAVRHKTIYVPLDSLITRLTEVLTSLPRLLIIITVASITSRSIWLVMVIIGLTSWTHIARYTRAEVLRIRSMEYITAAEATGVKAFRVLLRHALPNALAPVWVNMAFGIASAILIESGLSFLGIGVPVETVTWGSMLNAGRMNVEAWWLVVFPGVAIFITVTSYNLLGEALRRWLQPKE comes from the coding sequence ATGACCGCTAGATCGGGGCACATATCCATAGGTGTTCTCCTTTTGCTACTCGTGCTAGCGATTCTTGCTCCTATTCTGGCCAACGACGTGCCTCTGCACGTTCGACAAGGCAAGAACAACTATTATCCTGCTTGGTCCATCTATTTCGGGCAGGGCGGAACGCATGAGATTGAAACACCCTCGGGAGTGAGATCGGTCCACTATCAACGCTTTGACTGGTCTTCAGAGGATTGGGACGCCATCCAAATGCCTTGGATACCGTTCAGCCCCGAGGGACTGGGGCCTTCAGGAAGCGCCTACTTGAAACCGGGAACAGATGGACACCTATTGGGTACGGATCGAATAGGTCGCGACGTGGCCGCGGGCTTGCTGCACGGAGCGCGCATCTCCTTGAGTATTGGGTGGATCGCCATGGGAATAGCGGCTCTATTGGGCGTATTTTTAGGCGGTGTAAGCGGCTATTGGGGCAACAGAGGTTGGAGGGTGCCCAAAGTTTCTTTTTGGGCGTTCTGGATACTGCTTCCACTCGGTTGGTTTTACGGCCTTAAAGCCAACTTCGGACCTCCTCCCGTAGACGCTGTATTGTTCTTTGGCATACCACTAGGTGGAGCCTGGCTTGTGGGCAGGCATCGTGCCGTGAGGCACAAAACCATATACGTGCCCTTAGACTCGCTGATTACGAGGCTTACGGAGGTATTGACCTCCTTGCCCCGCCTATTGATCATCATTACCGTAGCATCGATTACGAGCAGAAGTATTTGGCTCGTCATGGTGATTATCGGACTGACCAGCTGGACGCATATCGCCCGATATACTCGTGCTGAGGTACTGCGCATCCGGAGTATGGAGTACATCACGGCAGCTGAAGCCACGGGGGTTAAGGCCTTTCGGGTTTTGCTTCGTCACGCCTTGCCCAATGCTCTTGCACCGGTTTGGGTGAACATGGCTTTTGGAATTGCCTCTGCCATTTTGATCGAAAGCGGGCTTTCCTTTTTGGGAATTGGAGTGCCCGTCGAAACGGTGACCTGGGGAAGCATGCTAAATGCGGGAAGAATGAACGTAGAAGCTTGGTGGCTCGTGGTCTTTCCAGGCGTAGCGATCTTCATCACCGTGACATCCTACAATTTACTCGGTGAGGCTTTGCGCCGCTGGCTCCAGCCTAAGGAGTGA
- a CDS encoding ABC transporter permease — MLNYLIQRLLWMVPTLLAIALFSFWISIEAPGDPVERLMQFSDDGSGSANRQRTEELKQEWRARLGIDKPLFYWTIRSSETSFPIPVPEFHGTNNQFHFWLGNAVRGDFGYSYYDGEAVGAKLWPKLRLSFLLTTSSLLLAFLISVPIGVFGASRPDGFFDRSSALVLFMLYSLPTFFVGTLLLLTFSNPDVLYWFPSAGLQNPITFDPDWSLGRKIKHWTPHLVLPFITFTYGSLAYLSRITRSGLAEEQQKDYITTARAKGLSERKVLWKHSLRNALLPLITVIGQVFPITVGGSVIIETIFTLPGIGWEAYRAILNYDYPVIVAIFTLGGLLTVVGYIVADLLYAWADPRIRYDR, encoded by the coding sequence ATGCTGAATTACCTGATCCAACGACTACTTTGGATGGTGCCTACCCTATTGGCCATCGCCCTTTTCAGTTTTTGGATCAGCATCGAAGCACCAGGAGACCCGGTTGAGCGTCTCATGCAGTTCAGTGATGATGGATCTGGCAGCGCTAACCGACAGCGCACGGAAGAACTCAAGCAAGAATGGCGAGCTCGACTCGGAATCGACAAACCCCTATTCTACTGGACCATTCGAAGCTCAGAAACCAGCTTTCCTATCCCTGTTCCTGAGTTTCACGGGACCAACAATCAATTCCATTTCTGGCTCGGAAATGCCGTCCGTGGCGATTTTGGATACTCCTATTACGACGGAGAAGCTGTGGGAGCCAAACTCTGGCCTAAGTTGCGCCTGAGCTTTCTCCTGACCACAAGCTCCTTGCTGCTTGCCTTCCTCATCAGCGTTCCTATTGGGGTATTTGGGGCCTCACGGCCCGATGGTTTCTTTGACCGAAGTTCAGCACTAGTCCTTTTCATGCTGTACTCTCTTCCTACATTCTTTGTAGGCACCCTCTTGCTGTTGACTTTTTCCAATCCCGACGTCTTGTACTGGTTCCCATCGGCAGGACTTCAAAACCCCATCACCTTTGATCCGGATTGGTCCCTCGGTCGGAAGATTAAGCACTGGACCCCGCACCTGGTACTGCCCTTCATCACCTTTACCTATGGCTCCCTGGCATACTTGAGTCGAATTACCCGCAGTGGATTGGCAGAAGAACAGCAGAAGGACTACATCACCACTGCCCGAGCGAAAGGCCTTTCAGAAAGGAAAGTCCTTTGGAAGCACAGCCTCCGCAATGCCCTTCTGCCTTTGATCACGGTCATCGGCCAGGTATTCCCAATTACGGTGGGCGGTAGCGTTATCATCGAGACCATTTTCACCCTCCCGGGAATTGGATGGGAAGCCTACCGAGCCATTTTGAATTATGACTACCCCGTCATAGTGGCCATATTTACGCTGGGCGGCCTGTTGACCGTCGTGGGCTACATTGTGGCTGATTTACTGTACGCCTGGGCTGATCCAAGAATTCGCTATGACCGCTAG
- the ypdA gene encoding YpdA family putative bacillithiol disulfide reductase, producing the protein MEETLDVVIIGGGPIGLATGIECERRGLSYIILEKGVLVNSLYNYPQNMTFFSTSDKLEIGDVPFISHNTKPTRSEALEYYRRVTSAWNLNVLTYEGVERVEKENDLFTVSSKKSAYTARCVVLTTGFYDAPHKLGIPGEELPKVYHYYKDPHPFFGKKIVVVGAANSAVDVALETWRKGAAEVSMIVREPEISPRAKYWVRPDLINRIEEGSIPAHFNAELVEIKEDSVIFRDANGELQEIENDFVLAMTGYEPNFKLLRSLGVGINDDETQAPIYNEETMETDEPGVFVAGVVCGGLETHKWFIENSRVHGKRIAEELARRKSS; encoded by the coding sequence ATGGAAGAAACATTAGATGTTGTCATCATTGGGGGCGGGCCTATTGGCTTGGCCACCGGAATAGAGTGCGAGCGACGAGGCTTGAGCTATATTATCTTGGAAAAAGGCGTACTGGTCAATTCCCTCTACAACTACCCCCAGAACATGACCTTCTTTTCCACTTCAGACAAGTTGGAAATCGGTGATGTTCCATTCATTTCTCACAATACCAAGCCTACGCGATCCGAAGCCTTAGAGTATTACCGCCGTGTCACAAGCGCTTGGAACCTGAACGTACTTACCTACGAAGGTGTCGAACGCGTCGAAAAGGAGAATGACCTATTTACCGTCAGTTCTAAGAAGAGCGCCTACACGGCGCGATGCGTGGTGCTCACGACAGGGTTCTACGATGCGCCTCATAAACTCGGTATTCCCGGAGAAGAACTTCCCAAAGTCTATCATTACTACAAAGACCCTCACCCCTTTTTCGGCAAAAAAATCGTGGTTGTAGGAGCAGCGAACTCGGCCGTAGATGTGGCTTTGGAAACCTGGCGAAAAGGCGCCGCCGAAGTAAGCATGATCGTTCGAGAACCCGAGATATCACCGCGAGCCAAATACTGGGTGCGTCCTGATTTGATCAACCGAATTGAAGAGGGGTCTATACCCGCTCACTTCAACGCCGAATTAGTCGAAATCAAAGAAGACAGCGTCATATTTCGAGATGCAAATGGAGAACTCCAAGAAATTGAGAATGACTTTGTACTGGCCATGACGGGATACGAACCCAATTTCAAGCTCTTGCGAAGCTTAGGCGTCGGCATAAATGATGACGAAACCCAAGCACCGATTTATAACGAAGAAACCATGGAGACGGATGAACCGGGAGTGTTTGTCGCCGGAGTAGTCTGTGGTGGCCTCGAGACGCATAAGTGGTTCATTGAGAATAGTCGAGTCCACGGCAAGCGAATCGCCGAAGAGCTCGCTCGAAGAAAATCATCTTAG
- a CDS encoding S9 family peptidase — MKKITFWRIWFVTALLMALTIAVKAQNDKLTLDELFSSPKLTGTTPSRPVWALDSEHFAFSWSEPGTPGRGLWVANKEGKELRLISSTDSPSVRDIVWIDANTIISLRGRSIWRTTLSKGEDFEMMTLEIGAHDLSISPKGDELAYISQGDLWLADLVSKQNRQLTSIGIASLSNLGKGRYNRPEREIGPGIWSGPTYKWSPDGKTIVIHEVDRREMRKVPFPDYLADETNPNEIRRSYPGDPNEIRRVGLLDVENGTILYLDLPDPSANQIIDFNWSSKGALLIDVASDDAVTRRLFLLAEGESQPREIWKGVRESRMYTSFGSNWHPDGQQVVFLSDMGDRYGLYEIDATSSERDSQLLTDPSYDVLSVPHFRGELLFYEGNGVNPYEQHVYRLNESQNELEQLTFLAGRNVGYPSPDGQSLVFMHSDDTSPPELYAVGSRGSKARRVTHSPLPTFTGRTWVGAEYVSFPSLVDDYTLHARILKPADLEPNMKYPVLFGPVYSNTARNRWAGNYSLIQQLMVAKGYIVVQVDSRGSNGYGRAFREEFLLGFADQDIEDYASAVAYMESLDFVDPDRIGIWGSSYGGTLSVYSLLKKPGLFQVGVAAAAAVDPIFFGTDDVAIVRTPQTHPEVFERKALRYAANLQDKLLFIHGMQDHVVPFKTTTVLAEELIKQGKDFDFAFAPGATHGWSRESDYDRYLFGKLIEYFDRYLQD, encoded by the coding sequence ATGAAAAAAATCACTTTTTGGCGAATATGGTTCGTAACGGCCTTACTCATGGCCCTGACCATTGCGGTTAAAGCTCAGAATGATAAGCTTACTCTTGATGAGCTTTTCTCTTCACCAAAACTGACAGGAACAACTCCTTCGCGACCTGTATGGGCCCTTGATAGCGAACATTTCGCCTTTTCATGGAGTGAACCAGGAACTCCTGGGCGAGGCCTTTGGGTAGCCAACAAAGAGGGAAAAGAGTTGCGACTCATTTCCAGTACGGACTCTCCTTCAGTGCGCGATATTGTCTGGATTGATGCTAACACCATTATCAGCCTAAGGGGAAGGAGCATTTGGCGGACAACCCTGAGCAAAGGAGAAGATTTCGAAATGATGACCTTAGAGATAGGTGCACATGATTTGTCGATTTCACCAAAGGGTGATGAATTGGCCTATATAAGCCAAGGTGATTTGTGGCTCGCTGATCTAGTCAGTAAACAGAATCGCCAGCTCACCAGCATTGGCATTGCAAGTCTCTCGAATTTGGGTAAAGGACGCTACAACCGACCAGAACGAGAAATTGGTCCGGGCATCTGGAGTGGCCCAACGTATAAGTGGTCCCCAGATGGCAAAACGATCGTGATTCACGAAGTGGACAGACGCGAGATGCGCAAGGTGCCCTTTCCAGATTACCTCGCTGACGAAACGAATCCGAATGAAATTCGAAGAAGCTACCCTGGTGATCCTAACGAAATTCGCAGGGTTGGCTTACTTGATGTGGAAAACGGAACTATCTTATATCTTGATTTGCCTGATCCGAGCGCTAATCAGATCATCGACTTTAACTGGTCATCAAAAGGTGCTCTGCTGATTGATGTTGCATCCGACGATGCTGTTACACGTAGATTATTCCTCTTGGCGGAAGGAGAAAGCCAACCACGTGAGATTTGGAAAGGTGTCAGAGAGAGCCGTATGTACACATCTTTTGGCTCTAACTGGCATCCCGACGGGCAGCAGGTCGTATTCTTGAGTGATATGGGTGATCGTTACGGTCTTTATGAGATTGACGCAACATCTTCCGAGAGAGACTCACAACTTTTAACAGATCCATCCTACGATGTGTTGTCTGTACCTCATTTTAGAGGTGAACTCTTGTTTTATGAGGGCAACGGTGTCAATCCGTACGAACAACATGTCTATCGATTGAACGAGTCTCAAAACGAACTTGAGCAGCTAACATTTCTGGCTGGTCGTAACGTTGGCTATCCGTCACCTGATGGCCAGAGCTTGGTGTTCATGCATAGTGACGATACATCACCGCCCGAGCTATACGCAGTTGGCAGTAGGGGCAGTAAAGCCAGGCGAGTAACACACTCGCCCTTGCCGACTTTCACAGGGAGAACCTGGGTGGGTGCAGAATATGTCAGTTTCCCGAGTCTTGTAGATGACTATACACTCCATGCACGGATTCTAAAACCTGCGGACCTGGAGCCCAACATGAAGTATCCCGTGCTTTTTGGGCCTGTGTACTCGAATACAGCAAGAAACCGCTGGGCCGGAAACTACAGCCTTATCCAGCAACTGATGGTCGCGAAAGGATATATTGTTGTGCAAGTAGATTCTCGGGGCAGCAATGGATATGGTCGCGCATTTCGTGAAGAATTCCTTTTGGGCTTTGCAGACCAGGATATAGAAGATTATGCAAGTGCGGTGGCCTACATGGAGTCGCTAGATTTTGTTGATCCAGATCGCATCGGTATCTGGGGTAGCAGTTACGGTGGCACCCTCTCCGTTTATTCACTTTTGAAGAAGCCAGGCTTATTCCAGGTTGGCGTGGCCGCCGCTGCTGCTGTGGACCCAATATTTTTTGGCACAGACGATGTTGCGATTGTCCGTACCCCACAAACACACCCAGAGGTTTTTGAAAGAAAGGCACTCAGGTATGCAGCGAACCTCCAGGACAAACTTTTATTCATCCACGGTATGCAGGATCATGTGGTGCCATTTAAGACCACGACTGTGCTTGCTGAAGAACTGATTAAACAGGGCAAGGACTTCGATTTTGCCTTTGCACCTGGTGCAACCCACGGATGGAGTCGTGAGTCAGATTACGATCGCTATCTCTTTGGTAAGTTGATCGAATACTTCGATCGATACCTGCAGGATTAA
- a CDS encoding DUF2911 domain-containing protein encodes MKKITALLSFFLILGGLTTEAQNKKSPFQTTQDKIGNVGVTITYNAPSVRGRTIFGDLVPYDKVWRAGADKATTITFTEDVTINGNKVAAGKYAFFTMPKEEGNWPIMLNSQADQWGAYNLDTEKNVLESEATVTEIEPVEMLKYSVSDGMIHLEWATTRISFPVE; translated from the coding sequence ATGAAGAAAATTACTGCCCTTCTCTCCTTCTTCCTCATTCTAGGAGGACTGACTACCGAAGCACAAAACAAAAAGAGCCCGTTCCAAACGACACAAGACAAAATTGGTAATGTTGGAGTGACCATCACCTACAATGCTCCTTCAGTACGTGGACGTACCATTTTTGGTGATCTTGTTCCTTACGATAAGGTATGGCGCGCAGGGGCCGACAAAGCGACTACGATCACCTTTACAGAAGACGTGACCATCAACGGTAATAAAGTAGCTGCAGGTAAATACGCTTTCTTCACAATGCCCAAAGAAGAGGGCAATTGGCCAATCATGCTTAATTCTCAAGCGGATCAGTGGGGGGCATACAATCTGGATACGGAGAAAAACGTATTGGAATCAGAAGCTACTGTTACTGAAATTGAGCCTGTTGAGATGCTCAAATACAGCGTTTCAGATGGTATGATTCACTTGGAATGGGCAACGACCCGAATCTCATTCCCTGTAGAGTAA